One Thermus sp. CCB_US3_UF1 DNA window includes the following coding sequences:
- the tyrS gene encoding tyrosine--tRNA ligase — translation MAEAWTRLSPEEALLLLKRGAEEILPEEELLLKLQEGRPLTVKLGADPTRPDLHLGHAVVLRKMRQFQELGHKVVLIIGDFTGMIGDPSGRSKTRPPLTLEETRENAKTYVEQAGKILRQEPHLFELRYNSEWLEGLSFKEVVRLTSLMTVAQMLEREDFKKRYEEGIPISLHEFLYPFAQAYDSVAIRADVEMGGTDQRFNLLVGREVQRAYGHPPQVAFLMPLLVGLDGREKMSKSLDNYIGVAEPPESMFKKLMRVPDPLLKDYFRLLTDLEEEEVEALLKAGPVPAHRVLARLLTAAYAQETIPARLDRAFYESLGYAWEAQGRDREAGPEAVRRAEARYDEVARGGIPEELPEALIPPSELKEGRIWVARLFTLAGLTPSHAEARRLIGNRGLRIDGEVVEDPGLEVDLSRPRVLQRGRDRFVRVRLQEG, via the coding sequence ATGGCGGAGGCGTGGACCAGGCTTTCCCCCGAAGAGGCCCTTCTCCTCCTGAAGCGGGGCGCCGAGGAGATCCTTCCCGAGGAGGAACTCCTCCTAAAGCTCCAGGAAGGGCGCCCCCTCACGGTCAAGCTGGGGGCCGACCCCACCCGGCCCGACCTCCACCTGGGGCACGCGGTGGTCCTGCGCAAGATGCGCCAGTTCCAGGAGCTGGGGCACAAGGTGGTGCTCATCATCGGGGACTTCACCGGGATGATCGGGGATCCCTCGGGCCGGAGCAAGACCCGTCCCCCCCTGACCCTGGAGGAAACCCGGGAAAACGCCAAGACCTACGTGGAACAGGCGGGGAAGATCCTGCGGCAGGAGCCCCACCTCTTTGAGCTGCGCTACAACTCCGAGTGGCTGGAGGGCCTGAGCTTCAAGGAGGTGGTGCGCCTCACCTCCCTCATGACCGTGGCCCAGATGCTGGAGCGGGAGGACTTCAAGAAGCGCTACGAGGAGGGCATCCCCATCTCCCTGCACGAGTTCCTCTACCCCTTCGCCCAGGCCTACGATTCCGTGGCCATCCGGGCCGACGTGGAGATGGGGGGGACGGACCAGCGCTTCAACCTCCTGGTGGGCCGGGAGGTGCAGCGGGCCTACGGCCACCCCCCCCAGGTGGCCTTCCTCATGCCCCTCCTGGTGGGCCTGGACGGGCGGGAGAAGATGAGCAAGAGCCTGGACAACTACATCGGGGTGGCCGAGCCCCCGGAAAGCATGTTCAAGAAGCTCATGCGGGTACCCGACCCCCTGCTAAAGGACTACTTCCGCCTCCTCACCGACCTGGAGGAAGAAGAGGTAGAGGCCCTCCTTAAAGCCGGCCCCGTCCCCGCCCACCGGGTGCTGGCCCGGCTCCTCACCGCCGCCTACGCCCAGGAAACCATTCCCGCCCGCCTGGACCGGGCCTTCTACGAGAGCCTGGGCTACGCCTGGGAAGCCCAGGGCCGGGACAGGGAGGCCGGCCCCGAGGCGGTGCGCCGGGCCGAGGCCCGCTACGACGAAGTGGCCAGGGGGGGCATCCCCGAGGAGCTGCCCGAGGCCCTGATCCCCCCCTCGGAGCTGAAGGAGGGGCGGATCTGGGTGGCCCGGCTTTTCACCTTGGCGGGCCTTACCCCTTCCCACGCGGAGGCCCGCAGGCTCATCGGCAATCGGGGCTTGCGCATCGACGGGGAAGTGGTGGAAGACCCGGGGCTGGAGGTGGACCTTTCCCGTCCCCGGGTGCTGCAGCGGGGCCGGGACCGGTTCGTGCGGGTGCGCCTCCAGGAGGGCTAA
- the rpsT gene encoding 30S ribosomal protein S20, with amino-acid sequence MAQKKPKRNLSALKRHRQSLKRRLRNKAKKSAIKTLSKKAVQLAQEGQAEEAIKILRKAESLIDKAAKGSTLHKNAAARRKSRLMRKVHKLLSAVSA; translated from the coding sequence ATGGCGCAGAAAAAGCCCAAGAGGAACCTTTCCGCTCTCAAGCGGCACCGGCAGTCCCTGAAGCGCCGGCTTCGCAATAAGGCCAAGAAGTCGGCCATCAAGACCCTGAGCAAGAAGGCCGTCCAGCTGGCCCAGGAGGGCCAGGCAGAGGAGGCCATCAAGATCCTGCGCAAGGCCGAGAGCCTCATCGACAAGGCGGCCAAGGGTTCCACCCTGCACAAGAACGCCGCCGCCCGCAGGAAGTCGCGGCTCATGCGCAAGGTGCACAAGCTTCTTTCCGCGGTAAGCGCCTAA
- the thrB gene encoding homoserine kinase, producing the protein MGHLARLYVPATLANLGSGFDALGVALDLYLEVEAEPAREDAFFYEGEGQVAGTDNLIHQGYRAGMAALGLKAEPLAIRAFNPIPLARGMGSSSAALVAGVALADRVSGGRLGREGVFQVAARLEGHPDNVAPAVYGGFVAALSEPPLAIPLPRPEGVRFVLAVPPYEVPTPLARAALPPSVPLEEAVFNLARSALWPAALCTGRLEALREASRDRLHQPRRAHLMPGVLEAIQGALEAGALAAFVGGAGPTVAALVRAGEEAPVARALEAYRGEGRTLVLGLGEGYFWKET; encoded by the coding sequence ATGGGACACCTAGCCCGCCTCTATGTCCCCGCCACCCTGGCCAACCTGGGCTCGGGGTTTGACGCCTTGGGGGTGGCCCTGGACCTCTACCTGGAGGTGGAGGCGGAGCCGGCCCGGGAAGACGCCTTCTTCTACGAAGGGGAAGGCCAGGTGGCGGGAACGGACAACCTGATCCACCAAGGCTACCGGGCGGGGATGGCCGCCTTGGGCCTGAAGGCGGAGCCCCTGGCCATCCGCGCCTTCAACCCCATCCCCCTGGCCCGCGGCATGGGGAGCTCCTCCGCCGCCTTGGTGGCGGGGGTGGCCTTGGCGGACCGGGTTTCCGGGGGGCGGCTTGGGCGGGAAGGGGTGTTCCAGGTGGCCGCCCGCCTGGAGGGCCATCCCGACAACGTGGCCCCCGCGGTCTACGGGGGGTTTGTGGCCGCCCTGAGCGAGCCCCCCTTGGCCATCCCCCTGCCCAGGCCTGAAGGGGTGCGCTTCGTCCTGGCCGTGCCCCCTTACGAGGTGCCCACGCCCTTGGCCCGGGCCGCCCTTCCCCCCAGCGTCCCCCTGGAGGAGGCGGTCTTCAACCTGGCCCGGAGCGCCCTCTGGCCCGCCGCCCTGTGCACGGGTAGGCTGGAAGCCCTGCGGGAGGCCAGCCGGGACCGGCTCCACCAGCCGCGCCGGGCCCACCTGATGCCCGGGGTGCTGGAGGCCATCCAGGGGGCCTTGGAGGCCGGGGCCCTGGCCGCCTTCGTGGGCGGGGCCGGCCCCACGGTGGCGGCCCTGGTGCGGGCCGGGGAGGAGGCCCCCGTGGCCCGGGCCCTTGAAGCCTACCGGGGGGAAGGGCGTACCCTGGTCCTAGGCCTAGGGGAGGGATACTTTTGGAAGGAAACCTGA
- a CDS encoding DUF4388 domain-containing protein, with translation MEGNLNTIPLTELLELIHAHRRSGVLELRVGFLPLSLRFSAGEVVGAAILDWEGLEALFTFPLHPKEGPFRFQPGAPAAEKPLLPFSTLLGEWARVNDEWDRFRTLVDSPSRVLEAIRPTSPYEVFQGGKSVRAAAKAWEVPLLIAMERAYMGVREGDLYPLRRYAWYALRIRYQGKKGKTLEEFGGLQALLDGTRNLGEVIASGVPVGLVRRYLVQAIGSGELTPQGRGWLLRDLTWEMEKEGEA, from the coding sequence TTGGAAGGAAACCTGAACACCATCCCCCTCACCGAGCTTCTGGAGCTCATCCACGCCCACCGGCGTTCAGGGGTCTTGGAGCTGAGGGTGGGGTTTTTGCCCCTCTCCTTGCGCTTTTCCGCTGGGGAGGTGGTGGGGGCGGCCATCCTGGACTGGGAGGGCCTCGAGGCCCTCTTCACCTTCCCCTTGCACCCCAAGGAAGGCCCCTTCCGCTTCCAACCGGGAGCCCCGGCCGCGGAAAAACCCCTCCTGCCCTTCTCCACCCTCCTGGGGGAATGGGCCCGGGTGAACGACGAGTGGGACCGCTTCCGCACCCTGGTGGACTCCCCCAGCCGGGTCCTGGAGGCCATCCGCCCCACCTCCCCCTACGAGGTCTTCCAGGGAGGAAAAAGCGTCCGGGCCGCGGCCAAGGCCTGGGAGGTTCCCCTCCTCATCGCCATGGAGCGGGCCTACATGGGGGTCCGGGAGGGGGACCTGTACCCCTTGCGCCGCTACGCCTGGTACGCCCTGCGCATCCGCTACCAGGGGAAAAAGGGCAAGACCCTGGAGGAGTTCGGTGGGCTCCAGGCCCTTCTGGACGGCACCCGCAACCTGGGGGAGGTGATCGCCTCCGGGGTGCCCGTGGGCCTGGTGCGCCGTTACCTGGTGCAGGCCATCGGCAGCGGGGAACTCACCCCCCAGGGGCGGGGGTGGCTCCTGAGGGACCTCACCTGGGAGATGGAAAAGGAAGGCGAAGCCTAG
- a CDS encoding 30S ribosomal protein THX, giving the protein MGKGDRRTRRGKIWRGTYGKYRPRKKK; this is encoded by the coding sequence ATGGGCAAGGGCGACCGTCGCACCCGCAGGGGCAAGATCTGGCGGGGCACCTACGGCAAGTACCGCCCCCGCAAGAAGAAGTAA